Proteins encoded by one window of Mesorhizobium sp. INR15:
- a CDS encoding helix-turn-helix transcriptional regulator produces the protein MREGPDIARIASLVGDPARANMLNALMGGTALTASELALEAGVSLPTASSHLSKLMEGGLLTVASQGRHRYYGLAGPQVAGMIEAITGVAEAVGPKRVRPGPRDSAMRVARVCYDHLAGEQAVAMLDRLIDRKILLRDDKDIRLAPSAASHFVAIGIEVDAKPRRPVCRACLDWSVRRSHLAGTLGAAILDKIIAEKWARREKDSRAVVFSPPGKQAFERVFLS, from the coding sequence ATGCGTGAAGGACCTGACATTGCCCGCATCGCCAGCCTGGTCGGCGACCCGGCACGGGCAAACATGTTGAACGCCCTGATGGGCGGCACGGCGCTGACGGCAAGCGAGCTGGCGCTCGAGGCCGGCGTGTCGCTGCCGACCGCCAGTTCGCATCTGTCAAAGCTGATGGAAGGCGGATTGCTGACCGTGGCCAGCCAGGGGCGCCATCGCTACTACGGGCTTGCCGGGCCGCAGGTGGCCGGCATGATCGAGGCCATCACCGGCGTCGCGGAAGCCGTTGGCCCAAAACGCGTAAGGCCCGGCCCGCGCGACTCGGCGATGCGCGTGGCGCGTGTCTGCTACGACCATCTCGCCGGTGAGCAGGCGGTGGCGATGCTCGACCGTCTCATCGATCGGAAAATCCTGCTGCGTGACGACAAGGACATCAGGCTGGCGCCCTCGGCCGCGTCGCACTTCGTCGCCATTGGCATCGAAGTCGATGCCAAGCCACGCCGCCCGGTCTGCCGCGCCTGCCTCGACTGGAGCGTGCGGCGCTCGCATCTCGCCGGCACGCTCGGCGCCGCCATCCTCGACAAGATCATCGCCGAGAAATGGGCACGGCGCGAGAAGGACAGCCGTGCGGTGGTCTTCTCTCCGCCGGGCAAGCAGGCTTTTGAGAGGGTGTTTTTGAGCTAG
- a CDS encoding DUF1127 domain-containing protein, translating to MTARTLPNSVPANRASFPFVTWLRSRLLARWYGRHLQRLDLAEVDDHLLRDLGLTPEDVRRECAKSFWQA from the coding sequence ATGACTGCAAGAACCCTTCCCAACTCCGTTCCCGCCAACCGCGCTTCGTTCCCGTTCGTGACCTGGCTGCGCTCGCGGCTGCTGGCCCGCTGGTATGGCCGTCACCTGCAGCGCCTCGATCTCGCGGAGGTCGACGATCACCTACTGCGCGATCTCGGCCTGACACCTGAAGACGTGCGCCGCGAATGCGCGAAATCCTTCTGGCAGGCATGA
- a CDS encoding NIPSNAP family protein: protein MAITCFIRYEIDPFGKAAFEEYARNWGQAIPRCGADLIGYYAPHEGSATTAYAAYNIESLAAYEAYRARLAADPAGKANYEFAKRERFIIKEDRMFLKHVSGPHAKLVLP from the coding sequence ATGGCTATCACCTGCTTCATCCGCTACGAAATCGACCCGTTCGGCAAGGCTGCCTTCGAGGAATATGCCCGCAACTGGGGCCAGGCGATTCCGCGCTGCGGCGCCGACCTGATCGGCTATTATGCGCCGCATGAGGGGTCGGCGACCACCGCCTATGCCGCCTACAACATCGAAAGCCTGGCGGCCTACGAAGCCTATCGTGCAAGGCTGGCAGCTGATCCCGCGGGCAAGGCGAACTATGAATTCGCCAAGCGGGAAAGGTTTATCATCAAGGAGGACCGCATGTTCCTGAAGCACGTTTCCGGCCCGCACGCGAAACTGGTGCTGCCGTGA